One Xylanivirga thermophila genomic region harbors:
- a CDS encoding Ig-like domain-containing protein, which translates to MSSNSVTSSNPAVATVDKASMKVLGQAKGTATISVVVNTADGLKTIQKTVTVSDDARVAQSIKSNATEGVFTYSLASLPSGDDLAVDDAGTDLFFTVTDQYGGTALTPVDYIISDEVDADDSMTVSITSGALTITGADASDSVKVTAVDASGHTSTVTIKFTN; encoded by the coding sequence CTGAGTAGTAACTCTGTAACTTCTAGCAACCCAGCAGTTGCAACTGTTGACAAGGCTTCTATGAAAGTTCTTGGTCAAGCTAAAGGTACAGCTACAATCTCTGTTGTTGTAAATACTGCTGACGGATTAAAGACAATCCAGAAAACAGTAACAGTTTCTGATGATGCAAGAGTTGCACAATCAATTAAATCTAACGCTACTGAAGGAGTATTCACTTATTCACTAGCTTCATTACCTTCAGGCGATGATTTAGCTGTAGACGACGCGGGAACTGACTTATTCTTTACTGTTACTGACCAATACGGTGGTACAGCATTAACACCAGTAGACTATATTATTTCAGATGAAGTAGATGCTGATGACAGCATGACTGTTTCAATTACTTCAGGTGCATTAACAATTACAGGTGCTGATGCTTCTGATAGTGTTAAAGTAACTGCTGTTGATGCTAGTGGACATACTTCAACTGTAACTATCAAATTTACTAATTAA
- a CDS encoding JAB domain-containing protein codes for MSKYQTINHQQLELLEREVPAKQPAKRINIVSLKLVRESSVLYKERQIKSPEDAYKLLKLFLAEADREKFVVVCLDTKNQPTAINVCHVGSLNASIVHPREVMKAAILSNSASIIVAHNHPSGHCEPSREDIEVTKRLVEAGRIVGIDVLDHLIVCPERYLSLKEKGYI; via the coding sequence ATGAGCAAGTATCAAACAATCAACCACCAACAGCTAGAGTTGCTAGAAAGAGAGGTGCCTGCCAAACAGCCAGCGAAGCGCATCAACATTGTGAGCCTGAAGCTCGTTCGAGAGTCTAGCGTGCTGTACAAGGAGCGGCAAATCAAATCCCCAGAGGATGCGTACAAGTTGTTGAAGCTATTCCTTGCTGAAGCTGACCGCGAGAAGTTTGTCGTTGTCTGCCTTGACACGAAAAACCAGCCGACTGCCATCAACGTCTGCCATGTCGGAAGCCTGAACGCTAGTATCGTGCATCCGAGGGAGGTGATGAAGGCTGCCATTCTCTCCAACTCGGCTTCCATCATCGTAGCCCATAATCATCCCAGCGGGCATTGCGAGCCGTCGAGGGAGGACATCGAGGTAACGAAACGGTTAGTGGAGGCTGGGAGAATCGTTGGCATCGATGTGCTGGACCATTTGATTGTTTGCCCTGAACGATATTTGTCGCTGAAAGAAAAAGGATATATTTGA
- a CDS encoding tyrosine-type recombinase/integrase: MDIEKFEQWLFAEGKAPKTIESYVNDVKGFHSYLQEKLKGMPVLSRFSFVKYKEHLIKEGYAVSTINKKINSLKVYNDFLRTEGIVSESFIQLKRDRIKIADGSEETVDALTEEQVEKLLFYVENRQKVTLRNKLIVYLLLYTGVRVSELVGIQIADIDFLTSTLKVTGKGGKRREIGLRQDVLYLIRQYMKEERSGSVFSDSPYLLLSQRAGKMHRDAVRGWLAKISKELGFKLHPHLFRHTFCTRLLKKGVDLTTVSKLAGHSTVNMTAKYYIQTTRQEKLDAVQLL, translated from the coding sequence TTGGATATAGAGAAGTTTGAACAATGGCTTTTTGCGGAGGGAAAAGCCCCCAAAACCATCGAGTCATATGTGAACGATGTGAAAGGATTCCATTCATACTTGCAGGAGAAGCTGAAGGGCATGCCAGTCCTTTCCCGCTTCTCTTTCGTGAAATACAAGGAGCATCTGATAAAGGAGGGTTATGCCGTTTCCACCATCAACAAAAAGATTAACAGTCTAAAGGTTTACAACGATTTTCTAAGAACCGAAGGAATCGTCAGCGAGTCGTTTATCCAACTGAAGCGAGACAGAATCAAAATAGCCGATGGCAGCGAGGAGACGGTCGATGCGCTCACAGAGGAACAGGTGGAAAAACTGCTCTTCTATGTGGAGAACAGGCAAAAAGTCACGCTGAGAAACAAGCTCATCGTCTATCTGTTGCTGTACACGGGGGTCAGGGTGAGCGAGTTGGTGGGAATCCAAATCGCCGACATCGACTTCCTTACCAGCACCCTGAAAGTGACGGGAAAGGGCGGAAAGAGGCGAGAAATCGGGCTCAGACAAGATGTCCTATATTTGATAAGGCAGTACATGAAGGAAGAGCGTTCCGGGTCTGTTTTCAGCGATAGCCCCTATCTTCTGCTGAGCCAGAGAGCGGGGAAAATGCATCGGGATGCGGTGAGAGGATGGCTCGCCAAAATATCGAAAGAGCTCGGCTTCAAGCTGCATCCGCATCTGTTCCGTCACACGTTCTGCACAAGGTTGCTGAAAAAGGGAGTCGACCTCACCACCGTCAGCAAACTCGCCGGGCACTCGACCGTGAACATGACGGCGAAATACTATATCCAAACCACAAGGCAAGAGAAGCTGGATGCCGTCCAGCTTCTCTAG
- a CDS encoding arginine repressor → MENSLHNRNKKAKERKRKRQQILLKLVDEQDFKEQDDIIDTLRNDYGIRVSQPTLSRDMDELDIQKNEEGYYKSSQVARKKFQHSLLKELLVSSNAAICPNVATYFIRTEEGKAQEIAYHLRKTFDDSILATNVGLDYIILFVNADNTPKELLELFED, encoded by the coding sequence ATGGAAAACAGCTTGCACAACAGAAACAAAAAAGCGAAAGAGCGAAAGAGAAAAAGACAACAGATTTTGCTCAAATTGGTAGATGAACAAGATTTTAAGGAACAAGATGACATCATCGACACTTTGAGAAACGACTATGGCATTCGAGTGAGTCAACCCACGCTGTCTAGGGACATGGACGAGTTGGACATCCAAAAAAACGAAGAAGGTTACTACAAGTCTTCGCAGGTGGCTCGGAAGAAGTTTCAGCATAGCCTGCTAAAAGAGTTGCTGGTGTCCAGCAACGCCGCTATCTGTCCGAACGTGGCGACCTATTTCATCCGAACCGAAGAAGGAAAAGCCCAAGAAATCGCCTACCACCTGCGAAAGACTTTCGATGATTCCATTCTCGCAACGAACGTTGGACTAGACTATATCATTCTTTTTGTCAACGCAGACAATACTCCAAAAGAGCTTTTGGAACTATTCGAGGATTAA